In Halalkalicoccus tibetensis, the genomic window GGCAGTAATCGCCCGGTTTGTCGAGCTCCGAGTGGCACTCGCGACACCGCATCGCTTTCCCTACCCCGCCGCGGAATAAAACCCGACCGCTTCCGACAGCCATTCGGCATGGGACGTCGAGGGGGTGGTATGGAACCGGAGCTCCCCCCGATCGGCCTCGGGACGATGGGCATCGAGGACCCCGACACGGTCGCGCGGGCGATCGAGCTGGGCTATCGCCACCTCGACACCGCACAGATCTACGAGAACGAGGACGTGGTCGGCGAGGGGATCTCCCGCGCGGACGTGCCCCGCGAGGAGCTCACGGTGGCGACGAAGGTCTGGGCCGACAGCCTCGCGCCCGCGGACGTCCACCGGAGTACGGAGGAGAGCCTCGGCGAACTGGGCCTCGACTCCGTAGAGCTGCTCTACGTCCACCGCCCGATCGAGGCCTACGACCCCGAGGAAACGCTGCCTGCGTTCGATTCGCTTCGTGAGGACGGGCTGATCGAGCACGTCGGCCTGAGCAACTTCACTACTACCCAGCTCGAGAAGGCTCGTGGGATCCTCGAGGCGCCGATCGCCGCTCACCAGGTCGAGTACCACCCGTTCTACTGGGAGGAGGAGCTCCTCGATTTCGCCCGCGAGGACGGCCACGCGCTCGTCGCGTACTCGCCGCTCGCTCAGGGAGAGGTGTTCGACGACCCGGTCTTAGAGGAGATCGCCGCGGAGCACGGGGCCAGCGAGGCGCAGGTCGCCCTCGCGTGGCTCGCGGGGACGGAGGGCGTCGTCCCGATCCCGAAGGCGAGCAGCGAGGAGCACTTGAAGGCGAACCTCGCGGCCGCGGAGATCGAGCTCACCGAGGAGGAACGCGGGCGGATCGACGGGATCGAGGACGCGGAGAAGCTGTTCGAGTAATAAAGCTTCAAACGGGCGCCGGGGGTAGTTCGGGAGAGTGGACGACGACGTGCGAGAGGGCGGGCTCCGGGCGCGGGTGTGGTCGGTCTGGCGGCGCGTCTTCGGCCTGTCGTGGCCGGTGATGGCCGAGCAGACGCTGCGGACGCTGATGCGGACGACCGACATCGTCGTCGCCGGCTTCTTCTCGCCGGCGGCGGTGGCCGCGGTCGGCCTGGCGGACGTCTACGCCCGCCTGCCGCTGTGGCTCGGGCTGGGCGTCGGCGACGGCGCGATCGCGCTGTCGAGCCAGGACACCGGCAGCGGCGCCGACGCCAACCGGGATCAGGCGGTCACCTGGGCGATCACGATCGGGATCGTCGTCGGCCTGCCGTTCGTGCTGTTCGGCCTGCTCTTTAGTTATACGGCGATCGAGGTGCTCGGCGCCGAAAGCGAGGTCGTGCGGATCGGCGGGCTGTATCTCGCGGTCGTGCTGATCAGCGCGCCGGCCTACCACCTCACGCTGATCGGCGCGCGCTCGATCCAGGGGACCGGCGACACCCGCACCCCGATGTACGTCAACGGGGCCGCGAACGTCCTGAACATCGTCGGGACGGTGAGCCTGGCGTTCGGGCTGGGCCCGCTGCCCGAGCTCTCGGTGATCGGGATCGCGGTCGCGACCGCCGTCTCCGACACGCTGGCGGCGCTGGCGCTCGTGGCGGTCATCGCGCGCCCGAAGGGCGAGCTCTCGCTGGTGCGCCCGGCCGACCTCACGATCGCGAAACAGCTCATCGTCATCAGCGCCCCGCGGGTCGCCGAGGGCCTCACCGAGGTCGTCGCGGAGTTCCCGTTCAACGCGATCCTGCTGGCGTTCGGCACCGAGGTCAACGCCGCCTACCACATCGGTCGACGGATGGAACAGCAGATCGCCTCGCCGCTCGCACGGGGGTATGCCACCGCCGCGAACATCATCGCCGGCCAGTCGCTCGGCCGTGGCGAGCCCCGCAAGGCCTACTTCGACGGCTGGGCGGCCGCGGGCCTCGCGACGCTGACCGTCGGCGGGCTCGGGCTCGCCCTCGTGGCCGGCGCCGAGTGGTTCGTCCTCGTCTTCACGCGCGACCCGGCCACCATCGAGTACGCCGTCGGCTTCGCGCGGGCCTACGGGATCGCGGCGGTCTTCATCGCGCTGTACGTCGTGATCGCCGGCTCGCTGCGGGGCGGCAGCGAGACCGTCTCGCCGTTCCTCGCGAAGCTCTCGGGGATGGTGGTCTTCATGCTGGGGATCTCCTACGTTTTCGGCATCCGCCTGGAGTACGGCGTCGTCGCGGCCTACGTCGCGCTCGTCGCCGACTACGCCTGGCGAAACCTCGTCGTCGGCGCGGTCTACTACCGGCGCAACTGGCTCGACCGGGGCACCCGGATGATGTCCGATCGGGGCAGCATCGGGGGCGACGAGGACTAGTTCAGCGCCCAGATCGAGTAGTTGAGGACGGCCGCGAAGCTGACCCACGCGAGATACGGCACCAACAGCGCCGCGGCACGCCGGTCGACCCGCGCGAAGGCGGCGATGGTCGCGACGATCAGGACCCAGAGGACGACGATGACCCCGAGCGCGAGCAGCAGCTCCTGTGCCGCAAAGAACGTCGGCGACCACGCGACGTTGACGACCATCTGGACGGCGAAGACGCCCAGCGCGAGCTTCACCGCGCGGTTCTCCGTCCCTTGACGGTAGACGAGGTAGGCGGCGATCCCCATGAGGGTGAACAGCAGCGTCCAGACGATCCCGAACGTCGCGCCCGGCGGGTAGAACCACGGCTTCTCGAGCGCCTGGAACCACGCGCTGTCGGGGGTGGTGAACGGGACGCCCAGCGCCCCGATCAGGTTGATCAGGACGGCCGCGGCGATCGCGCCGAGGACCTCGCGGCGGCTGATCCGAACGCCGGCGACCGAGAACTCCGTCATACTCGTCGTAGGATCGCCACGGGGATGAAGCTACCCCGTTTCAGCCCAGTTCGCGGGGGTCGCACTTCAGGTACTCGCGGAGCAGGACGGTCGCGTACGAGCCGCTGGGAAGCGCGAAGTCGAAGGTGAGGGGGTCGCGCTCGACCGAGAGGTCGGTCGTCAGCAGGATCGCCCTGCGGGTGCCCGTCGAGCCGAACTCGCCGGGCAGCTCGAAGTCGGTGGGGGAGATCCCGGCCGCCGAGAGGACGTCGCGTTCGATCTCGCCCGGCTCGCCCTGCCCGAGCTCCGTCCCGGTGCCCACGAGCGGCGCGGTGACGAACGCCCGCCCCCGTTCGACGTGGCGGTTGATCGTCTCGACGCGCTCCTCGGTGACGCGCTGGGTCCTGTCGGTGTCGGGACGGGCGAGCCCCTCGGAAGCCTCCGAATCGGCGAAACAGACCACGTCGCCGGCGACCGCGCGGTCGAACGGCAGGCCGCGCTCGAGGCGCTCGCTCAGGATCCGGTTGAACAAGTACGATTGGGCGGCGTTGACGAACAGCCGCTGGAGGTTCGTCGGGACGGTCTCCAGAGCCTCCCGGAAGTCCTCCTCGCTTCCCGCGCTGCCCTCGACCAACCGGTGGAGCATCGAGCGCTCGAAGCCGAGTTTCCGAGGGAAGCGTTCGAGCGCGCCCGCCCAGTCCTCCGTCTCGCCGACGTAACCCCTGGCCGCCTGCGTGTCCTCGGGCTCGGCCTCGCGGGGATTGGCGAGATACTCCATGACCGCCCCGCGCCAGTCGCCGCGGGCGATCGCCAGCCCGACCTCGTGGGTGACCGGCCGCCTGCTCCCGAAGCGCTGCTGGCCGAAGTAGTTGGGAACTCCCGCCCGACCCCCGCCGAACGCCCGGAGCTCCTCGGTGATCGCGTCGACCCCCTCGGGATCGGCCTCCCTGACACGGATCTCGAAGGCATTGCCCGCCAGGTCGCCGAACTCGATCGCGCGGCCGGCTCGGCCGAGCACCTCGATATCGACGTCTCGGATCTCGGGAAGCTCGTCGGGGTCACCCTTCGCGACGCTGAACAGCTGGGTCGTCACGGCCCGCTTGTCCTTCGTCCCAGCCCACGAGACGCGCTCGCGGCTGATCCCCATCGCGTCCGAGAGCCGCCTCGCGAAGTCGTTTGTGTCCCAGCCCCGGAGGGTGGCCCGGAGCACCAGATGGGGGTAGGCGTCGGGGTCGGCGTCGAGCGGCTGGGCCTCGAACGCCTCGATCTCGCTGACCCGGAAGTCCGCGTCCCGATCGCGGATCCGCCCGCCGATCCCGTCGGCAGCGCTGACGTAGTAGGCCATGCCGACCTCGCGCTCGACGGGGTGGGCGGACCTGAGACGGTCGTCCATACCCGTCCTCGTCCCGGCCGCCGGATAACCCCCTCGAAGCGGGCGGTCGCGATCGGGGAAACGGTATATGGGGGCGGCCGGCGCATGGGAGGTATGCACGTGGCGATCGTCGGCGGCGGGGTGGTCGGGACCGCGCTGGCGGCCGAGCTCGCCGGGCGCGCGGAGGTGACGCTGCTCGAACGCGGGTCGCTCGGCGGGGGGACCACCGCGGCCTCGATGGCGATGGTCCACCGCCAGCAGCCCGCCCCCTCGGGGTACGACCAGCACCTGCGCGATCTGGCGTGGGAGCGCTACGAGCCCCACCTCCCCGACCTCACCCACACGAAGGTCGGCTCGCTCTACGTCGCCGAAAGCGAGGCGTTCGCCGAGCAGCTCGGCGAGGCCGCACCCGCCCTGTGCGAGTTGGGCGTCGAGACCGAATACGTCGGCCCCGGGGAACTGTCGGAGTTCGGGGTCGAGGAGGGACTCGGCGCGCTGTACACGCCCGATGAAGGCTACTTCGAGCCCGACGAACTCGTCGAGCACTTCTCGACCCGCGCCCGCGAGCGCGGCGCGCGGATCGAGACGGGCGTCGAAGTGGTGGGGATCGATCCCGGCGAGAGGGTCGGGATCGACACCACCGAGGGGAAGCTCGCGGCCGACGCGGTCGTCAACGCCGCCGGCCCGTGGGCACCCGAGATCGACCGGCTGGTCGGCCTCGAGTTCCCGCTTCGTCACACCCGCGGGCCGATCCTTTCCTTTTCGTGTCCGAGAAATCCCGAGCCGTTCACGCTGTTCGAGCGCGGGCTCTACTGTCGGAGCCACCCCGAAGGACTTCACGTCGGCCGGTTCGCCACCGACTTCGAGGCGGGCGAACGGCTCGATCCCGACGAGGCCCTGCCGGTCCCCGATTCGTTCCGCGAGGAGGTCGGGGAGCTCGCCGGGACGGTGCCGGCGATCGCCGGGGCGAAGGGGATCGACGAGTGGGTCGGGATCCGGACCGTCACCCCCGACGGCCGGCCGCTGGTCGGTGCGACGGGAGTCGAGGGCTATCACGTCGCGACGGGCATGAGCGGGCTGGGCGTGACGCTCGCGCCCGCGGTTTCGGACCTGCTGGCGGACCGGTTGCTCGGGAACGACAGAGAACTCCTGGAGCCGCTCTCGCCCGCCCGGTTCGGGTAGCCACGGAGGTTTATACGCGATGACGGGGCCAAGGGGCGCGTGGCCCGCAGAACCCTCGTCGCCGACCGGCTCGAAAACGGCGCCTACGCCGTCTCGGAGCACCGCGATCCCTCCGACCGGGAGCCCGAGCCGGTCGCCAGCGCCCTCTCGCGGCGCGCGGTCTTCGAGTCCGTCGACTTCCGGACCCACGAGGCGGTCGTCGTCCGCGAGGACCGGGAGACGACCTACTTCGTCCTCCCGTTCTCGATCCCGACGGCCGACTCCCTGACCTCATCAGGAGGGGCCTGCATCGGTCTCAGGCCGGAGGCGGGGCTGAGCGAGCCCTATCTCCGCGGGTGGACCCACGCGATGAAGGGCTCGCTCGGCGACGCGATCGAGGCGGGGCTGCTCGACGAGCGGGCCGCGCGGATCTATCTCGAGAGCCGGGTTCGGGGGTTCGACGATACAACGGAACTGATCGTCCCATAGCGTGGCTTTTACCCGCGGAGCCGGTAGGGGAGGCAGTGACAGCGACCGAGGAGACCGTCGCGCTCTCGGAGCCGAGCGTCGAGGAGGCCTACGGCCGGCTGGCGGGGGCGATCGACCGGGGCGCGCTGGCGACGCTGTTCGGCGAGTGTACCGTCGAGTACGACGGCCGCGCGGCGAGCAGTCTGGGGCCGGGACGGCGCCACGTCATGTGCAAACCCGACGGAACGGTGCTGGTCCACACCGACGAGGGCCAGAAGCCAGTCAACTGGCAGCCGCCGGGCAGCGAGCAGGAGGCGCGGCTCGAGAACGGGGCCCTCGAACTCCACAGCCGGCGCGAGAACCCCGACGAGGAGCTCGTGGTGCGGTTCACCGACATCGCTCATCTGGCGGTCTTCGAAACGGGAGACGACGGCGCGAACCTCTCGGTGGCGGGCACCGAGGAGGACATGAAACGCCGGATCCTCGAGGAACCGGAGCTGATCGAACCGGGCTTTCGGCCGCTCGCGACCGAGCGGAGCACCCCGGCTGGCGCGGTCGACGTCTATGGGGAGGACCGGGAGGGACGGGTCGTGATCCTCGAGCTGAAACGCCGGCGGGTCGGCCCCGACGCCGTGGGCCAGCTGAACCGCTACGTCGAGGCGCTCGAACGGGACCTCCACGCGGGCGTCGAGGTCAGGGGGATCCTGGTCGCGCCCTCGGTGACGGACCGGGCCCGCCGGCTGCTCGCGACGAACGGACGGGAGTTCGTCTCGCTCTCCCCTTAATCCTCGTTGACCTCGCGCTTCAGCCGATCCAGCGTCGTCAGCGCCTCGATCGGCGTCATGTTCGCGACGTCGAGCTCGCGCAGCTCCTCGATGAGGGGATCGGACATCGGTTTCGAAGGGGCCGGGGGCGACCCCGCACGGTCGTCGTCGACGGTGCGGCCGCCGTCGGTCGCGTTCTCCGGAGCGCCCTCCGCGACGAGCGCCCGCGAGCGCTCGACGACGCTGTCGGGCACGCCCGCGGCGCGGGCGACCTCGATCCCGTAGGACGCCGTGGCGGCCCCCCGCGAGACGTCGTGGCGGAAGGTGACGCCGTCGTCGGTCTGCGTGGCCGCGAAGTGGAGGTTGAACGCGCCCGGGAGTTCGTCCGCAAGGTGGGTAAGCTCGTGGTGATGGGTCGCGAAGAGCGTCAGCGCGCCGACCTCGCTATGGACGTACTCGGTGATCGCCCGCGCGATCGCCAGCCCGTCGGCGGTGCTCGTTCCCCGTCCCACCTCGTCGAGCAGGACCAGCGATCGCTCGGTGGCACCCCTGAGGATGGTCGCGAGCTCGCTCATCTCGACCATGAAGGTCGACCGGCCGCCCGCGATGTCGTCGCTCGCGCCCACGCGGGTGAACACCCGGTCGACGATCCCGATCCGGGCCCGGCTCGCGGGCACGAAGCTCCCGATCTGGGCGAGGATCGCGATCAGCGCGACCTGGCGCATGTAGGTCGACTTCCCGCTCATGTTCGGGCCCGTCAGCACCGCGAGGCGGTCGTCGGGCGCCAGTTCGATCCCGTTGGGGACGAACGACTCCTGGGCGCGCTCGACGACCGGGTGTCGGCCGCCCTCGATGTCGATTCCCGGTTCCTCGGCGATCTCGGGACGGACGTAGCCGTACTTCGCGGCGACCTCCGCGAGCGAGACGAGGACGTCGAGGGTCGCGAGCGTCTCGGCGACCGCCTGCACCCGCTCGGACTCGTCCGCGACCTCCTGGCGTACCTCGACGAATAGTTCGTACTCGAGGTCGTCGGCGCGCTCCTCGGCGGCCATGATCTCGTCCTCTCGCTGCTTGAGTTCGGGCGTGTAGAAGCGCTCGGAGTTCTTCAGCGTCTGTCTGCGGGTGTAGTCCTCGGGTACCCGATCGAGGTTCGGGTTCGTGACCTCGATGTAGTAGCCATGCACCTGGTTGAACCCGACCTTCAGCGAGTCGACCCCGGTTCGCTCGCGTTCGCGGGCCTCGAGCGAATCGATCCACTCCTTGCCCTCGCGCTCGGTCTCGCGCAGCTCGTCGAGGTCCGCGTCGTAGCCCGGCGCGATCACGTCGCCCTCGGTGATCTCGATCGGCGGGCTCTCGCCGATCGCCCGGTCGATCAGCTCCCGTACTTCCTCGAGCTCGTCGAGATCCCCCCGCAGCTCACGGAGGGTGTCGCTCTCGACGCCCTCCATCGCCGCGCGGATCTCCGGGACCCGGTCGAGGGTGTCCTTCAGCGCGCGCAGGTCCCGGGCGTTCGCCCGACCCCGCGAGACCCGCGCGATCAGGCGCTCGATGTCGTAGACGTCGGAAAGGAGGGCGTGAACCTCCTCGCGGGCTCCCACGAGCGTCGTCCACTCCTCGACGGCATCGAGGCGAGCCTCGATCCGACCCGGGTCGAGCAGGGGCCGGCGCAGCCAGTCAGTGAGCTTTCGCCGGCCGAGCGCGCAGGCGGTCTCGTCGAGCACGCCCAGGAGGGTGTGTTCGCTATCGCCGCCGACCGCCCGGGGCTCGAACAGCTCCAAACTACGGAGCGCGACCCGATCCAGCAGCATGTACTCGCGGGGCTCGTAGCGGGTGAGGTGGTTGAGGTAATCGAGATGGCCGTCCTGCCCGCCACGGGCGTACTCGGCATACGAGAGCAGCGCGCCGCAGGCGCCGATCTCGGCGTCGCTCGCCAGGCGTTTTTCAGGAACGCCGAAGTACGAATCGAGCAGCGCGCGGGCCTCTCCGAGGTCGAACGCCGAGGGGTCGTACGGCGTGACCATACAGTCGCCGTCGAACCCGTCGAACCCCTCCAACTCGGGGCCGACGATCGCCTCCGCGGGGGCGAAGCGGCTGATCTCGTCGCGGATCGTCTCCTCTGAGTCCGAGCCCGTGGCGACGAAGTCGCCAGTCGAAACGTCGAGGAAGGCCAGCCCGTACTCGTCCCCGCCCCCGCTTCCGTGGGCGAGCGCCGCGACGTAGTTGTTGTCCTCGCTTCTGAGCAGTTCGTCCTCGGTCAGCGTGCCCGGCGTGACGATCCTCGTCACCGCGCGATCGACCACGCCGCTCGCCTCCTCGGGGTCCTGGACCTGGTCGGCGACCGCCACGCGGAACCCGGCGTCGAGCAGCGTCTCGATGTAGGATTCGGCGCTGTCGATCGGGATCCCCGCCATCGGATATTTTCCAGTACTGTCCTCGCGTTTGGTCAGCGTGATCTCCAACAGTCGGGCCGAGAGCTCGGCGGCCTCGCAGAACGTCTCGTAGAAGTCGCCCACCTGAAAGAGCACCAGCGACCCGTCGTACTGCGCACAGAGGTCGCAGTACTGGCGCATCATCGGCGTCAGCTCCTCGTGGCGCGCTCGCATCTTCTCGGGTGCGCCGAGCGCCGCGTCCATGGGAGAGGGGTGGTCCCGCGCGTGGAAATACCCCTCGGAACCACGAGCCGGCGATCGATAGGGGCTAAAACGATCGGGGCCTGAGACGATGACGATGCGTTCCACGCCGATCCCGAGCGGCAGGTCCCTATCCTGGTCCGTCGCCGTGGTCGTACTGACCACCCTGATCGCCATCGAACCCGCTTTCGCCCGTTCGGCCACCGATCTGTTCGTCGAAACGGGTGGGCCGCTGAGATACGCGCTGGTCTTCCTGTTCGCCGCGATCCCGTGGTTCGAGATCTTCCTCGTGATCCCGGTCGGGATCGGCCTCGGGATGAACGCCGTCGCCGTCGCCGCCCTCGCCTTCCTCGGGAACGCGCTGTCGGTCTACGCGGTCCTCGTCTTCCACGACCGGACGCGGTCCTGGTTGGCGAGACGCCGGCGACGGGAGGCGACGCCGGGGATCCGCTCGCGGGGCCGGGCACGGGACGTCTGGGACCGCTACGGGCTGGCCGGGCTGGCGCTGTCCGCGCCGCTGATCACCGGGGTCCATCTCGCCGCGCTCATCGCGCTCACGGCCGGCTCCGGAAAGCGGGCCGTCGGGACGTGGCTGACCGCGAGCATCGCCCTCTGGACGGTAGTCCTGACCGCTGCCTCCTACTACGGCTTCGGGTTCCTCGCGGGGCTCTGAGTCACGTCCCCTCGACGAGCCGTTCGAGCTGTTCGGGCGGCACCGCCCCTCGGGCGGCGTACCCCTCGTACGCGAACGTCGGCACGCCCGTCACGCCCCGCTCGCGCGCCTCGGCGAAGCGCCCGTCGAGGCGTTCGCGAAGGTCCTCGTCGTCGATCGCGTCGAGCACCGCCTCCGGATCGAGCCCGACCTCCTCGGCGAGCTCCGAAAGGACGTCCCGGTCCCCGATGTCCCGCCCCTCCTTCCAGAGCGCCGCGTAGATCGCCCCGTCGAACGCCTCCCACCGGTCGGGATGGGCCTCCTTGACGTACAGCGAGGCGGCCTGTGCGGGAAGCGAGTCGACCTCCGTCGCGATCTCCTGGGCCATCTCGACGCCGTACTCCTCCTGTAGGCGCCGGACGTTCTCGCGTGCCTGTTCGAAGTACTCCTCGTCCTTGCCGTCGGGTACCGAGTGGTCGATCTCGCCGTCCGGCCCCCGCTTGTCGCTTCGGAGGTCGAAGGGCTGCCAGTCGATCTCTACCCTGTTCTCGCGGCTCTCCCGATACTGTTCGAGGGACTGGCGGCCGAGATAGCAGAACGGACAGACGTAGTCGGCGTAGACCGTGAGCCGCTCCTCCCGGGAAGTGGTTTCGCTCATGGTTCCAGTTGGGGAGCGAGCCGGTAAAGCGGGCGGGTCGCGGCGAGCCGGATCAGAACAGCGAGAGGTGGCCCGTCACCCGATCCACCCGGTCGTCGGCGGCGGGCCCGACCGCCAGCGCCGTTACGGTCCCCGACTCCAGTTGGGTATGACCCGCGTCGCGGATCACCGCGTGGGGGACGCCCTCGCGCTCGGCGCGATCCGCGAGCTCGAAGATCTCCCTCTCGCCGGAGGCCTTCAGGACGACCTTCTTCTGGCCGCCGCCCTGCCAGTCCTTTCGTGCCCCCGGATCGGTGTCCTGGTAGGCCGACAGCGAGGCGTGGGCGACCTGCGCGGCGAGTTTCCCCTGTCCCATGCCGATGTCCGTCCGGGCGACGATCGCCTGTTTCATACCCTCACTCGGTGGCGCGGGGGTTATAGCGGTGGCTACTCGCTCCCCAAGAGAAGATTTACACCCTATCGCCCGATCCGTTGGGGTATGATCCTCTCGGACGCCGATATCCTCCGCCGACTGGAGGAGGGCGACCTCGTGGTCGAACCCCTCGACGACCCCGACCTGCAGATCCAGCCCGCGAGCGTCGACCTCAGGCTCGGCCACGAGTTCCTCGAGTTCCAGCGCGCGAACATCCCCTGCATCCATCCCGGCAGCGAGCAGGAGGTCTCGGAGTACGTCTCCGAGACCGTGATCGACGAGGGCGAGGAGTTCGTCCTCCATCCCGGCGACTTCGTGCTCGGCACCACGAAGGAGCGCGTCGAGATCCCGCCCGACCTGCTCGCGAACGTCGAGGGGCGCTCCTCGCTCGGCCGGCTCGCGATCGTGGTCCACGCGACTGCGGGGCTGTGCGATCCCGGGTATCGCGGCCAGATCACGCTGGAGCTCTCGAACCTGGGGACCGCGCCCGTCGCGCTCACCCCCGGCATGCGGATCAGTCAGCTGGTCTTCACCGAGATGAAGAACGCCGCCGAACGGCCCTACGGGAGCGATCGGGGCTCGAAGTACCAGGACCAACGCGGACCCCAGGCCTCGCGGATCCAGGGCGATCACGAGTTCGGAGGTGATCAGCGGGCGTCCGAGCGCCGCGAGGACGCGCGAGTCTCGCCGAGGAACTCGGAGGAGTTCGGGGGTGAGGGGCGATGAAGTTCGTCGAGGAGGTCGTCGTCGAGGAGTTCCTACCCACGTTCCGGTCGATGCTCGCCGAGGACCTCCGCGATCGGGGACTGACCCAGAGCGAGGTCGCGGAGCTGCTGGGGATCAGCCAGAGCGCCGTCTCGAAGTACGCCCACGGCGAGGTCGCCCGGCGCGAGGCGTTCCTTGAGGACGAGCGCGTCGTGGAGCTGATCGAGCACGTCGGGGAAGGCCTGTCGACCGGCGACATGAGCCGGGTCCAGGCGCTCGTCGAGGCGGAGGTGCTGATCCGCCGCCTCGAGACCCGCGGGGACCTCCTCGCGACGCTCCACGAGGAGGCGATGCCCGAGCTCGCCGAGTACGACGGCGAGTTCCGGATCCACGACCCCGAGAGCGACCTCCGGACCACCGAACGGGTGCTCTCGTCGGTCCGCCGGGGGCTTCGGGGCCTCGAGAACGCGAGCGGCTTCGCGGGCCTGATCCCCAACGTCGGCTCGAACCTCGTCGAGGCGACCCCCGAGGCCGTGACGATCGACGACGTCGCGGGCGTGCCGGGGCGGATCTTCGACGTGAAGGGCCGCGCGACCATCCCCGGCGACCCCGAGTTCGGGGTCAGCGAGCACGTCGCGAGCGTCCTGCTCGCCGCCCGCGAACACGGCAGCGACGCGAACGCGGCGCTGAACGTCCGCTACGAGCCCTCGCTGTCGGCGCTGCTCTCGGAGGCGGGCCACACCGTCGTCGAGTTCGACGGCGAGGACGACCTCGAGGAGGCGATCACGGAGGCGCTCGGTTCGGAGCCCGAGGCGACGGTGCTCGCCCAGACCGGCGGGTTCGGGATCGAACCCGTGATCTACGTCCTCGGCGAGGACGCCCCCGCGGTGGTCGAGTCGATCAAACCCCTCCTGCGATGAGTGCCGCCGACTTCTACACCCGGTGGGCGGAGCTCTACGACCACGTCTCCCGATCGATCCCCGGGATCGCCGGACTGCGGAAACGGACCGCGGAGGCGCTGGAGCTCGAGCTGGGAGACACGGTAGTGGAGATGGGCTGTGGGACCGGCGCGAACCTCGCCTACCTCAGGAAGGAAGTCGGCCCCGAAGGGACGGTGATCGGCGTGGACTTCTCGGCGGGCGTGCTCGACCGGGCACGCGAGCACGTCGAACGGGAGGGGTGGGAGAACGTCCACCTCGTACGCGGGGACGCGATTCAGCCCCCTCTACGGGAAGCGGACGCGGTCGTCGCCACGTTTGTCGTCGGGATGTTCCCCGATCCCGAGGCGGTGGTCGAGAGCTGGTGTGAGTTCGTCGGGCCCGGCGGGCGGGTCGCCCTGCTCAACGCCGCCCGGAGCCGACGGGCCTACGGTCCGCTGGTGAACCTCCCCTTCCGGGCGTTCGTCTACGCCTCGACGCCCCACAAGCGCCGGTTCGACGATCCCACCGGGGTACTCGACGAACGGGTCGCGGCCGGACACGGCGCGCTCGAACGCCGGTGTGAGCGCACGGTGCACGACGACGGCGCGCTGGGGTTAGTCCGATTGACCGCCGGCCGCGTCGTCTAAGTCCTCGAACGCCGCGATGCGCTCGCGAAAGCGATCGGGGATCGGGTGGGGCTTCTCCGTCTCGGGGTCGAGGAAGACCTGGACCGACTCGGCGGTCGCCGCCCGCTCGCCGTCCGCGAAGATCTCGTACTCCATGGGGAGGCTCGAGCGACCAATCTCGGGGACGTCGATCTCGACGGTCACCGACTGCTCGAGGAGGATCGGGCGCTCGTAGGAGAGCTCGAGGGTCGCGAGCACCGTCGAGACCGAATCGAGGCCCGTCTCGAGGACCTCCTTGAAGTACTCGGTGCGCGCCTGCTCGACGTAGGTCGCGTAGACGGCGTTGTTCACGTGGCCCATCGCGTCGATGTCGCGGAACCTGACCTGGATGTCCGAGGAGAACTCGCCCATTGGATGAGTCGAAACGGACCGGCGAGATAACTCCCGCGATCCGATCCCCCCGAGTCGACTCGGTCTCAGACCTCGTAGGACTCGGCGTGCCTCGCACAGAACGGCGCAAACGCTAAACCGCGTTTGCTGGCGCTGTACTCGTCACGCCTCGTAGGACTCGGCGTGCCTCGCACAGAACTCGGGCTCGCGCAGCTGGGCCTCGATCAGCTCGGGCTGGCGATGCGCGTTGTAGAGC contains:
- a CDS encoding thiamine-phosphate synthase family protein, whose translation is MKFVEEVVVEEFLPTFRSMLAEDLRDRGLTQSEVAELLGISQSAVSKYAHGEVARREAFLEDERVVELIEHVGEGLSTGDMSRVQALVEAEVLIRRLETRGDLLATLHEEAMPELAEYDGEFRIHDPESDLRTTERVLSSVRRGLRGLENASGFAGLIPNVGSNLVEATPEAVTIDDVAGVPGRIFDVKGRATIPGDPEFGVSEHVASVLLAAREHGSDANAALNVRYEPSLSALLSEAGHTVVEFDGEDDLEEAITEALGSEPEATVLAQTGGFGIEPVIYVLGEDAPAVVESIKPLLR
- a CDS encoding class I SAM-dependent methyltransferase → MSAADFYTRWAELYDHVSRSIPGIAGLRKRTAEALELELGDTVVEMGCGTGANLAYLRKEVGPEGTVIGVDFSAGVLDRAREHVEREGWENVHLVRGDAIQPPLREADAVVATFVVGMFPDPEAVVESWCEFVGPGGRVALLNAARSRRAYGPLVNLPFRAFVYASTPHKRRFDDPTGVLDERVAAGHGALERRCERTVHDDGALGLVRLTAGRVV
- a CDS encoding thioesterase family protein, translated to MGEFSSDIQVRFRDIDAMGHVNNAVYATYVEQARTEYFKEVLETGLDSVSTVLATLELSYERPILLEQSVTVEIDVPEIGRSSLPMEYEIFADGERAATAESVQVFLDPETEKPHPIPDRFRERIAAFEDLDDAAGGQSD